The sequence below is a genomic window from Thermanaerothrix sp..
GCTGATAGGCCGCGAGCCCATCCCGCACCGGATCTCTCCTTTAACGCTTTCGCGCCTATGGGGTATTAGCTGCCGTTTCCAACAGTTGTCCCCCTGTGCAGGGCAGGTTCTCACGTGTTACTCACCCGTCCGCCACTAACCAATAGGATCCAGCGAACTTTCACCCATCGGCCCGTCCGACTTGCATGTGTTAAGCACGCCGCCAGCGTTCGTCCTGAGCCAGGATCAAACTCTCCTAGCAATTCTTTAAACCCAAAGAGCCCGTCCTCCCCTCTAGACCCAACGCCTAGAGGCTCGTCTCCCTTATCCGTCTGTCATGGTCCCCCCGCTCAACTACACCCTCAAAGCAGCCTCACCAGCCGCCCTCAGGTGCCGTCCCCGCGAGGCAAGGAGCAGTATATCCCGGGAAGCCCTAAGAGTCAACACAGACAAATAGTTTACCACAAAGGCTGCCTGGAATGCTTAAGGTCTTGTTACGCTTTTACTTAGGCTACGTTAGAGTTTTATGTCAACCTTGGGGTTGCCTTAAATTGAGTCATCCCCCAAATCTATGTCCAAAATTCCCGAAGAGACGTCTTCCACCGGCTCCAAGGCCACCTCATCCTCCGCCTCAGGACCCTTCGGCGGCTCACCGTATCCGGGCACCACCAGCTTAAGAACCTCCCGGGTGAGCTCCTCCAAAAGCTCCGGATGTTCCGATATGTACTGGGCGGTACCCTCCTTGCCCTGCGCCAGGGTCTCGCCGCCGTAGGCAAGCCAAGACCCCTTCCGCTTCACCACCTCATAGTCCAGCGCCATGTCCAACACCGCCATCGCCCTGGGCACGCCCTTTCCATATATCAAGGTGGCGTGGGCGGACCTGAAGGGCGGCGCCTGCTTGTTCTTCACCACCTTCATCCAAAGCTCGTGGCCTATGGTCTCCTCCCCCTGGGTCACCGCCTTGCCCCGCTTAACCTCTATCCTCACGGAGCTGTAAAACTTAAGCGCCCGGCCGCCGGTGGTGGTCTCCTGGGGACCTTGCCCGTAACCGGTGCTTATCTGGGCCCGAAGCTGGTTTATGAACACCACGGTGGTCTTGCTCTTGGATATGGCGGCGGTAAGACGTCTTAAGGCGTAGGACATCAGCCGGGCCTGAAGCCCCACCTGGGTCCCCTCACCCATCTTGCCGTCTATCTCCGCCTGAGGGGTCAGGGCCGCCACCGAGTCCACCACTATGATGTCCACCGCGCCGCTTCTTACCAGGGTGTCCAATATGTAAAGCGCCTGCTCACCGCTGTCCGGCTGGGACAGGTAGAGGGCCTCGGTGTTAACACCCACGGCGGAAGCAAGCCTGGGATCCAAGGCGTGCTCCGCGTCTATGAACGCCGCCACCCCCCCGGCCTTCTGGGCCTCCGCCACCGCGTGCAGCGCTATGGTGGTCTTACCGGTGCCCTCGGGGCCGAAGATCTCCACTATGCGCCCCCTGGGAAGACCCCCTATCCCCAAGGCCACGTCCAACGGCAGTATCCCCGTGGGGATAACCTCCACCTGACCCAAGGCCCTGTCCCCAAGCCTCATTATGGCTCCGTCGCCGAACTTAGACCGGATCTCGTCTATGGCCTGGTCCAAAATGTCCTCCCGGGTAAGGGCCTCCTTCCTCTTGGCCATCCCCATACACCCTCCTCTCAAATCTCACACACATAAAAAGAAAAGGCCCACCGCTCAAAGCATCAAGGCGCCTAAAACCCCTAGGCAAGGGCCGCCGGCCCAAAATCCATAACCCAAAATCCAGGCCGCTATCCTAAACCGCCCTCCCCAAGGGGCATGCTCTTCAGGGGAACGTAGGAAGGCCCCCCGGGACCTAAGCGGCTCTCCATAATCACCACCCGGTCCACCAGGAACTCCCCCTCCCGGGGCCCAAACCGCACCCCCTCAAGGGCTTCCATGAGATCTGCCCCCACCCTCTCACCCCGCCGGACCCGCCCCAGGGTCATGTGGGGCACGAAGGGCTCCCCCCTGGCTATGCCAGCCCCCCGGCAAGCCTCCTCCACCGCCGCCGCAAGGCCGAAAAGCCGCTTCATTCCCTCATCGCTCCCCTCAAGGTCCACCCAAAGCACCCTGGGGGACGATGGAGATGGGAACACTCCAATTCCTCCAAGCCTCAGCCTAAAAGACCCCATGGCCGCCAACGCGGGCTTAAGCCTCGCCTCAACGTCGAAGCTCACCCGGGGGGCAACCTCGCCAAGGAACATCAGCGTCACGTGCAAAAGGTCCTCCCGCACCCACTTAACCGCCCCATGGTCCCTCCTCACCCGGGAAAGCCGCTCAAACAAAAGGCGCCTCACCGGCGCCGGGGGCACCAGGCACAGGAAACACCTCACGAAGACGCCCCCTCCCGCGGGGACCCATCAGCCCCTCGGATCTCCTCCAAAAGCCTCCCCAGGGCAAAGGCCACGGAGCTGCGCTGCACTTCCTCCCTTGAGCCCTGGAAGAGCCTCATTTCCGCAAAAGCCCCCCATGGGAGCTTGAAACCGAACCACACGGTGCCCACGGGCTTCTCGGGGCTTCCGCCGGAAGGGCCCGCCACGCCGGTCACGGACACCCCCACGGAGGCGCCGAACGCCCTGGCGCACCCCTCCGCCATCTTGAGGGCGCACTCCAAGCTCACGGCCCCGTGCCGCGAGATGACCTCCTCCGGCACATCCAGCATCTTCACCTTGGCCTGGTTGGAATAGGCCACAACACCACCCAAGAAGGACGCCGACGCCCCTGGCACCCCGGTTACGGCGGCGCAAAGCCTGCCTCCGGTGCAGGACTCCGCAGCCGAAAGGGTAAGCCCCGACGACTCCAGCTCCGACAGAAGCTCCCTTGCCATCACCACCGTGGGATCCTCCCAGCAGGACAAGGAACCACCTCCCAAAAACAGTCAACCCGCCCCCTTATGCCCTGCCTCCCACAACGGCCCAGGGCATGCCCATGGGGCTTCCAGCACCGTCCGATCATGAGAAGAAGGAGTACAGGGCCGCAAGCCCCCCCTGGAAGAGCAGGTAGT
It includes:
- the recA gene encoding recombinase RecA — protein: MAKRKEALTREDILDQAIDEIRSKFGDGAIMRLGDRALGQVEVIPTGILPLDVALGIGGLPRGRIVEIFGPEGTGKTTIALHAVAEAQKAGGVAAFIDAEHALDPRLASAVGVNTEALYLSQPDSGEQALYILDTLVRSGAVDIIVVDSVAALTPQAEIDGKMGEGTQVGLQARLMSYALRRLTAAISKSKTTVVFINQLRAQISTGYGQGPQETTTGGRALKFYSSVRIEVKRGKAVTQGEETIGHELWMKVVKNKQAPPFRSAHATLIYGKGVPRAMAVLDMALDYEVVKRKGSWLAYGGETLAQGKEGTAQYISEHPELLEELTREVLKLVVPGYGEPPKGPEAEDEVALEPVEDVSSGILDIDLGDDSI
- the thpR gene encoding RNA 2',3'-cyclic phosphodiesterase, with the protein product MRCFLCLVPPAPVRRLLFERLSRVRRDHGAVKWVREDLLHVTLMFLGEVAPRVSFDVEARLKPALAAMGSFRLRLGGIGVFPSPSSPRVLWVDLEGSDEGMKRLFGLAAAVEEACRGAGIARGEPFVPHMTLGRVRRGERVGADLMEALEGVRFGPREGEFLVDRVVIMESRLGPGGPSYVPLKSMPLGEGGLG
- a CDS encoding CinA family protein, which translates into the protein MSCWEDPTVVMARELLSELESSGLTLSAAESCTGGRLCAAVTGVPGASASFLGGVVAYSNQAKVKMLDVPEEVISRHGAVSLECALKMAEGCARAFGASVGVSVTGVAGPSGGSPEKPVGTVWFGFKLPWGAFAEMRLFQGSREEVQRSSVAFALGRLLEEIRGADGSPREGASS